The genomic interval ACCGCCTGCCTGCaacctgttcgacgaaatggcACACAAGGATGCCGTCTCCTACACAGCCATGATCTCTGCTCTCGTCCGCGCGGGCGCGGCCCACTGGAGGCAAGCTCTCGCGCTCTATCCCTGCATGCTCCAAGCCGGTGCGCCGCCCACTCAACACACCTTCGCCCAGCTACTCTCTGCCTGCGCCTCCGGCCGCCTGCACCGCCAAGGCACTCAGCTTCATGCTCAGCTCCTGCGCTGGGGAGCGGGTCTCAACCTGGTGCTCAAGACCGCGCTCCTCCATATGTACTGCAACTGCGGCAACATGGGCTATGCCCACACCGTGCTCCACTCCACGCCTCAAACCGACGTCGTGCTCTGGACTGCCCTCATTACTGGCTACGCGCGGAGTGGAGACCTCCAGTCTGCTCTTCAGATGTTCCGCTCCATGACCCGTGCTGCAGTGCTGCCCAATGCCTTCACCTACGCTGCCCTGATCTCTGCTTGCTCCTCCTTCCGGGCACTGCAGCCTGGACGGCAGATTCATGCCCGCTTGTTCAAGTTTGGACTAGAGCATGATACCTCCGTCTGCAATGCACTTGTGGACTTGTACAGCAAGTCCTCCAGCCGTTTACTCGATTTGTTGCACACTTTCCATGCAGTCGACAAGCCGAATGTCGTGTCCTGGACTGCCTTGATCGCTGGACTTGCATGCCATGGCAGAGATGAGGAGACGTTTTTGGCATTTTCTCAGATGCGGCTTAGCGGGGTGCTTCCCAACTCGTTCACCGTCTCCACTCTTCTCAAAGGCAGTAGCTCCTCGCTAGCTTTCCTGCATGCCAGGAAAATCCATGGCTACATTCTCAAGACCAGCTTTGAATCTTTGGATGCAGCTGTTGggaactccttggttgatgTTTATGTTAGGTTTGCAAGGATGGATGATGCATGGGCAGTGGCGACCACAATGGCCTTCATAAGGGACAGGTTCACATACACAAGCCTTGCTAGAGGGTTAAATCAGATGGGCCTTCAACAGAGGACCCTTGAAATGTTTGTCCGGATGTTCCATGAGGATGTTGATATCGATGGTTTCAGCCTCGCTAGCTTCCTTTCGTCTGCTGCAAGCTTGGCATCCATAGAGACTGGGAAGCAGTTGCATAGCTGCTCGGTGAAACTAGGATTGAGTAGTGACATTTCGGTCTCTAACAGTCTTATTGACATGTACAGCAAATGCAAGTGTATGGGGGATGCTAGGAACGTTTTCCAGTCAATCGGCGAGCCAAAAGTTGTGTCCTGGAATGCCTTGATGTCTGCACTGGTATCCAACGAGTATTATAGTGAAGCGTTGTCGGCTTTCGAAGACATGACATTGGTTGGAGCTAAGCCTGATGGCATCACTTTCTCACTAATGCTTTTCGCTTGCAACCGCAGTGGCTTAGTTGACATTGGCATCAAATACTTCAACTCTATGGGCAATTTGTTTGGTGTTCTCCCACAGAGGAGCCACTACACACTCTTTCTGGATATGTTAGGACGATCAGGTCGTCTTACAGAGGCAGCGAGCACCATTGATGTTATACCCATCCAGCCAGACCTAGTTAATGTGCAGGGCTCTATTGGCATCTTGAAATCTCTGTAAGAATCGAGTCATAGGTGGAAATA from Oryza glaberrima chromosome 3, OglaRS2, whole genome shotgun sequence carries:
- the LOC127766589 gene encoding pentatricopeptide repeat-containing protein At5g52850, chloroplastic-like is translated as MNSMNPYRSIDMCLRLRRSASSWAAAVADHARSGRHDAALTVFRRVLAVHPATAAADELACSALLRCCDARLAYQIHAQACRRGLVASNPVLACSLLAFYAAAASSPAAASSPTAAIPPACNLFDEMAHKDAVSYTAMISALVRAGAAHWRQALALYPCMLQAGAPPTQHTFAQLLSACASGRLHRQGTQLHAQLLRWGAGLNLVLKTALLHMYCNCGNMGYAHTVLHSTPQTDVVLWTALITGYARSGDLQSALQMFRSMTRAAVLPNAFTYAALISACSSFRALQPGRQIHARLFKFGLEHDTSVCNALVDLYSKSSSRLLDLLHTFHAVDKPNVVSWTALIAGLACHGRDEETFLAFSQMRLSGVLPNSFTVSTLLKGSSSSLAFLHARKIHGYILKTSFESLDAAVGNSLVDVYVRFARMDDAWAVATTMAFIRDRFTYTSLARGLNQMGLQQRTLEMFVRMFHEDVDIDGFSLASFLSSAASLASIETGKQLHSCSVKLGLSSDISVSNSLIDMYSKCKCMGDARNVFQSIGEPKVVSWNALMSALVSNEYYSEALSAFEDMTLVGAKPDGITFSLMLFACNRSGLVDIGIKYFNSMGNLFGVLPQRSHYTLFLDMLGRSGRLTEAASTIDVIPIQPDLVNVQGSIGILKSL